The Terriglobus roseus sequence GCTTTCAGGAACTAGTTGGGCCGCGCCTGGCAGTCCGTGCAAATGCCAATCACATCGACTGAGATGCGTTCCACCAGGAAGCCGCCGGGCAGCACCGTCTGCGAAGTTTGCAGCGTTAGTTCGTCGTCGGGCAGGTCAGCTACCTTCCTGCAGATGCTGCACACCATGTGGTGATGCGGCACCTTATTCATCTCAACGCGCAGAGTGCCGTGATGGATGGAGAGTTCGCGGAAGACGCCGCTCTCAACAAAAAGGTGGATGTTCTTGTACACGGTTGCCAGTGAGATCGAAGGGATGCGCCGCTTGACCGCTGCGAATACCTCTTCCGGCGATGGGTGGCCGTACATGCCCTGCATCGTCTCGTACAGAACCTGTCGCTGGTGTGTCACGGCGATACCGTGCTGCGAGCAGAGTTCCCGGAATGTTCTTAAACCGTCAGGCATGGCATCTTCAAGTAGAAACGCCGGTCCCCCGGGTGTCAATACACATATGGCGGATGCGTTTCTCGCGCAGGCCAGACGCGGACGACCGGTCCGGCTTTTCCACCGTCCAATGGGCAGTACGCCGGTAGACTGACCGGAACGCACGGCTTGCGAGGAGGTGCACATGCGGACATTTACCCTGCCGGAGGCACAAACACTGCTGCCCGTGCTGGATTCGCTGCTGCAGCGCGCGCAGGCCGCGGCAACTGTCGCCACGACCCGCGAAAATGCGCTTCGAGGCCTGTCGCAGGCCATCTTCCTCTCCGGTGGTCTGCGGGTGGACCTGCCTGAAGTGGCGCGCATTAAGGCGGAACACTCCGCCGCCATCACCGAAGCCAAGGACACGCTGGAGGAGATCAGCTCTATCGGTGTTGAAGTGCACGACCTGGCCGGCGGCCTGCTCGAGTTCCCCTTCCAGCTTGGGGACGAGATCGTCATGCTCTGCTGGCTCCAGGGAGACAAGAACATCACGCAGTGGCACTCGGCAGAGTCTGGTTGGGACGAACGGCAGCCGCTGGATGACCGCTTCACCCGCGGCGACCGACCCCAGTAACGGAGACGATTCAGCAAGTTAGAACGTCAGGGTTTCCGACGTTGCCGACGGCACCGGAAACCGCTACCGCCACCACCAATCCCCCCGACTTGCTATTCTTGTTTTCACGATGCCCAGCTTAGGCGATTCCATCTTCATCTTCGTGCTGGCCCTGATGCTTGTGGGCCCCAAGAACCTGCCAAAGCTGGCACGCCAGCTCGGCAAGTTGATGGCCGAGTTCCGTCGCGCCTCCAACGAGTTCCGTATGCAGATGGAAGATGAGCTGCGCGTCGAGGAACAGAAGGAACACCAGGCGAAAGTAGCGGCCATGCCCGGCCCCCCGTCGACTCTTCCGGACCCCGAACATCCGCACCTGCCGGCGCCCACGCCAAACTTCGACGAGACACCCGCCATCGACACAACCCCCATGCCGATCGCCGAAGCTGGCGAACTGAAAATGATGCCGCCCTCCACCGGCCTGCCCGTGCAGAGCGGCGCCTACGGCACGGCCCCGCATATCAGTCCGGAGGGTGCAGCGGTCGAGTCCAGCGAAATCCCGGAGCACACCATCCACCAGACCTCCGCCGGTATCAGCAGCGAAGAGCCAGTAGCGGAAGCGAGCACCAACCATGCCTGATGTGATCGACAAAGCACGCGAGGCCGTTCAGGAACGCGCGGAACTGCCGGGCATGAGCCTGATGGAGCATCTGACCGAATTGCGCACGCGCCTCATCCGGTCCTCCATCGCGCTGGTGATCTGCTTCTTCATCGCCTACATCTTCCATGAGAAGCTGTTCGCCATCATCACCGCCCCTATCGATGCGCTGCACT is a genomic window containing:
- a CDS encoding Fur family transcriptional regulator; this encodes MPDGLRTFRELCSQHGIAVTHQRQVLYETMQGMYGHPSPEEVFAAVKRRIPSISLATVYKNIHLFVESGVFRELSIHHGTLRVEMNKVPHHHMVCSICRKVADLPDDELTLQTSQTVLPGGFLVERISVDVIGICTDCQARPN
- a CDS encoding DUF2203 domain-containing protein; protein product: MRTFTLPEAQTLLPVLDSLLQRAQAAATVATTRENALRGLSQAIFLSGGLRVDLPEVARIKAEHSAAITEAKDTLEEISSIGVEVHDLAGGLLEFPFQLGDEIVMLCWLQGDKNITQWHSAESGWDERQPLDDRFTRGDRPQ
- a CDS encoding twin-arginine translocase TatA/TatE family subunit; this translates as MPSLGDSIFIFVLALMLVGPKNLPKLARQLGKLMAEFRRASNEFRMQMEDELRVEEQKEHQAKVAAMPGPPSTLPDPEHPHLPAPTPNFDETPAIDTTPMPIAEAGELKMMPPSTGLPVQSGAYGTAPHISPEGAAVESSEIPEHTIHQTSAGISSEEPVAEASTNHA